CCGGACTGTCGCCTGGAACCGCACCCGCAAGGCTCAGACACAGGGAGAATCCCGCAAGGCTCAGACACAGGGAGAATAAGGTATGCCGCACATTCAGAGTCGCGAGCAGGCAAAGCTGGAAGCCAGAGCGCTTCGCCGGACCGTTATCCGCATGGCCAACGCCGGCTCTACCGTTCATATTGCCTGCGCCTTTTCGATTATTGAGCTGCTGGCGGTGCTGTACCGGGAAGAGATGCACCTGGGCAACGGTCCGCAGGCGCCGGACCGGGATTATCTGGTCCTGAGCAAGGGCCACGGCGTCATGGCCCAGTACGCCTGTCTGTACGCGCTCGGCTGGTTGAGTGACGACGACATCGACCGTTATTTTGCCGACGGCACGCGGCTCAAGGGCCTTTCAGACGCGCACGTTCCCGGCCTGGAAGTGACCTCCGGCTCGCTGGGCCACGGCCTGTCCGTGGGGGTCGGGCTGGCGCTGGCGGCCAAGCAGCTGGGGACCACCCAGCGCTGTTACGCCGTGGTCGGTGACGGTGAGATGAACGAGGGGCCGATGTGGGAAGCCATGCTGTTCGCCGCCCATCACCGGCTGGACAACCTGGTCATCCTGGTGGATGCCAACGGCTTCCAGGCCATGGGCACCACCGACGAGGTCCTGAGCCTGGGCGATCTGGCCGCCAAGTTCACGGCCTTCGGTTTCGACACCCGCTCCACGGACGGACACGACGAAGCGGCCATTGCGGCTGCGCTGCAGGAGCTGCGTGCCCAGGATGGCCGGCCAAAGGCCATCATCGCCCGGACGGTCAAAGGGAAGGGCCTGTCCTTTATGGAGCACGACAACCGCTGGCATTACACCCGGCTCAATCCCGAGACCTTCGCCCTGGCCAACACCGAGCTCGCCGCCGAACAGCAGATCGCTGAGGATATTCAGCCATGAGAGATGCCTTTTCCAGTGAACTGGTGCGCCTGGCGCAGTCCGACCCCCGAATCCGTATGCTCACCGGCGATCACGGCTACGCGCTGTTCGACGAGTTCCGGCGCACCTGCCCGCAGTATTTCATCAACGCGGGAATCGCCGAGCAGAACATGGTGGGTGTGGCCGCCGGGATGGCTCAGGCGGGTCTGCGGCCCCTGGTGTACGGTCTGAGCGCCTTCGTGCCGGTCCGGGTTCTTGAGCAGATCAAATTGGATGTGTGCTATGTCGGTCTGCCCGTCACGTTCATCGGGGACGGCGCGGGGGTGGTGTACAGCGCCCTGGGCAGCAGTCATCAAAGTACGGAGGACATCGCCGCGCTGCGCGCCCTGCCTGGCATTGACATCTACTCCCCGGCCGACGCCTATGAGATGCGCGCGTGCATGCAGCTGGCCTACGAGCGCGCCCGGCCTGCCTACATCCGCATGGGCAAAGCCGACCTGGGCAGCGTTCATACGCAGGTGCCGGAGTTTGAGGCGGGTGAGCTGCTTCAGGTGGACCGTGGGGAAGGGGACATCAGCTTCATCGCGACCGGCTCCATGGCCATCACGGCCCGGCAGCTGGCGGCGCACTACCCCACGCGTGGCGTCTGGACCGCGCCCATGATCAAACCGATCTCCGAAGCGCAGGTGACGCAGATTGCACGGAACAGCCGCCTGATCGTGGTTCTGGAGGAGCACGCCACCGCCGGAGGGCTGGGCTCGCTGGTCTCGGAAATCGTCACGGCGAGGGCGCCAACGTACGTCTGCCGGATCGGCATTGAGGACCGCTTCTCGGAGTTCTGCGGCACCTACGACTACCTGATGCACGAGCACGGGCTGAACCTCGAA
The window above is part of the Deinococcus aquaedulcis genome. Proteins encoded here:
- a CDS encoding transketolase encodes the protein MPHIQSREQAKLEARALRRTVIRMANAGSTVHIACAFSIIELLAVLYREEMHLGNGPQAPDRDYLVLSKGHGVMAQYACLYALGWLSDDDIDRYFADGTRLKGLSDAHVPGLEVTSGSLGHGLSVGVGLALAAKQLGTTQRCYAVVGDGEMNEGPMWEAMLFAAHHRLDNLVILVDANGFQAMGTTDEVLSLGDLAAKFTAFGFDTRSTDGHDEAAIAAALQELRAQDGRPKAIIARTVKGKGLSFMEHDNRWHYTRLNPETFALANTELAAEQQIAEDIQP
- a CDS encoding transketolase family protein, with the protein product MRDAFSSELVRLAQSDPRIRMLTGDHGYALFDEFRRTCPQYFINAGIAEQNMVGVAAGMAQAGLRPLVYGLSAFVPVRVLEQIKLDVCYVGLPVTFIGDGAGVVYSALGSSHQSTEDIAALRALPGIDIYSPADAYEMRACMQLAYERARPAYIRMGKADLGSVHTQVPEFEAGELLQVDRGEGDISFIATGSMAITARQLAAHYPTRGVWTAPMIKPISEAQVTQIARNSRLIVVLEEHATAGGLGSLVSEIVTARAPTYVCRIGIEDRFSEFCGTYDYLMHEHGLNLEAVREKVDAFLGQIQAP